A single window of Granulibacter bethesdensis DNA harbors:
- a CDS encoding ribbon-helix-helix domain-containing protein, with amino-acid sequence MSLVKRSFSLSGHRTSVALEPEFWTMLTNIASSQSQTLAQLIAMVDTSRDPDRPLASALRVLALEAALRMAGVKQAEQS; translated from the coding sequence ATGAGTCTGGTCAAACGCAGCTTCTCCTTATCCGGTCATCGCACCAGCGTGGCGCTGGAGCCGGAATTCTGGACGATGCTGACGAATATTGCTTCCAGTCAGTCGCAGACATTGGCGCAGCTGATTGCCATGGTCGATACGTCCCGCGATCCGGATCGTCCTTTGGCTTCGGCATTGCGGGTGCTGGCTTTGGAAGCAGCGCTGAGGATGGCAGGTGTCAAACAGGCAGAGCAGAGCTGA
- a CDS encoding nucleotidyltransferase domain-containing protein — protein MTEVQNEAFIPSPIRSVIQERLEQIVAENHVRILLAVESGSRAWGFPSPDSDYDVRFVYVRNRDEYLRLHAPRDVIETPLLDEIDLNGWDIRKALGLLLKSNAVIGEWMVSPIQYCTAHPVIERLNDLAGKVLNRHHLAWHYHSIGRKSAERWLTRDEPVPVKRYFYALRPALALRYLRLHPGKRLPMHVSALMEASELSRPLLEQINTLIAAKRLTNEQTNGARYPDLDALIRQELAILPASEQTRPHMLDRHRREADQLFLDLINAL, from the coding sequence GTGACCGAAGTGCAAAATGAGGCCTTTATTCCCTCTCCTATCCGAAGCGTCATTCAGGAACGCCTTGAACAGATTGTGGCAGAAAATCATGTGCGTATTCTGCTGGCCGTTGAATCCGGCTCCCGCGCATGGGGGTTTCCTTCACCTGACAGCGATTATGATGTGCGTTTCGTTTATGTCAGGAACAGGGATGAGTATCTGCGTCTGCACGCGCCTCGTGATGTGATTGAAACACCTCTGCTCGACGAAATTGACCTGAATGGGTGGGATATTCGCAAGGCGTTGGGATTGTTGCTGAAATCGAATGCTGTGATTGGTGAATGGATGGTATCTCCTATCCAGTATTGCACCGCGCATCCGGTGATCGAACGGTTGAACGATCTGGCCGGCAAGGTTCTGAACCGGCATCATCTGGCCTGGCACTATCACAGCATCGGCCGCAAATCAGCGGAACGCTGGCTGACGAGGGATGAGCCGGTACCGGTCAAGCGATATTTTTACGCTCTGAGACCTGCCCTTGCTCTGCGCTATCTGCGGCTGCATCCGGGAAAGCGCCTGCCGATGCATGTCAGTGCCCTGATGGAAGCCTCCGAATTATCGCGGCCTCTGCTGGAACAGATTAACACTCTGATCGCGGCGAAACGGCTTACCAACGAACAGACGAACGGCGCACGCTATCCTGACCTTGATGCGCTGATCAGGCAGGAACTCGCAATCCTACCGGCATCGGAGCAGACACGTCCACATATGCTGGATAGACACCGCAGAGAGGCAGATCAGCTTTTTCTGGATCTGATCAATGCGTTATAA